A part of Saimiri boliviensis isolate mSaiBol1 chromosome 13, mSaiBol1.pri, whole genome shotgun sequence genomic DNA contains:
- the LOC141580967 gene encoding ubiquitin carboxyl-terminal hydrolase 17-like protein 6: protein MEAGSLHLGGESHFNDFPKLTSSLPDAAVAEFKPRSPPEKSSFPSEPHVALSDSLAPEPARQLAPREKLPLRSRRPAAVGAGLQNMGNTCYVNASLQCLTYTPPLAKYMLSGEHSQTCHRQKGCMLCTMQAHMTQALNRPGHVIQPSQALSAGFHRRRQEDAHEFLMFTLNAMKKTSLPSREQLDDHAEDTTLIHQIFGGYWRSQIQCLHCHGTSDTFDPYLDIALDIEAAQSVEQALQHLVKPEELNGENAYHCGICLQKVPASKSLTLHTSPKVLILVLKRFSQVTGHKLAKNVPYPECLDMQPYMSQQNSGPLLYVLYAVLVHAGWTCHNGHYFSYVKAGAGDAQWYKMDDAKVTACGVTSALNQQAYVLFYIQKTELERDGETVSTGREPRALGAEDTHRGAAQGELKRDPCLQVPDLKERAEERATDESNLDSWKFLQEQNKTKPEFNIRKVEWTLPPDALVIHQSKCKSGMKNHHPEQRSSLLNNSSGNLTDHESINTGTLTCVKGRAGRSKGKNKHSWRALLVCQ from the coding sequence ATGGAGGCCGGTTCACTCCACTTGGGAGGAGAGTCGCACTTCAATGACTTTCCAAAACTCACATCTTCTCTGCCAGATGCAGCTGTTGCCGAATTCAAGCCGAGGTCTCCACCTGAGAAGTCATCATTTCCATCTGAGCCCCATGTCGCCCTCTCTGATTCTTTGGCTCCTGAGCCAGCAAGACAGCTGGCTCCCAGGGAGAAACTTCCTCTGAGGAGCAGGAGACCTGCTGCGGTGGGGGCTGGGCTCCAGAACATGGGAAATACTTGCTATGTGAATGCTTCCCTGCAGTGCCTGACATACACACCACCCCTTGCCAAGTACATGCTATCTGGGGAGCACTCTCAAACTTGCCATCGCCAGAAGGGCTGTATGCTGTGTACTATGCAAGCTCACATGACACAGGCCCTCAACCGTCCTGGCCACGTCATCCAGCCTTCACAGGCATTGTCTGCTGGCTTCCACAGACGCAGGCAGGAAGATGCCCATGAATTTCTCATGTTCACTCTAAATGCCATGAAAAAGACGAGCCTTCCCAGCCGCGAGCAGCTAGATGATCACGCTGAGGACACCACCCTCATCCACCAAATATTTGGAGGCTACTGGAGATCTCAAATCCAGTGTCTCCACTGCCAtggcacttcagacacctttgaCCCTTACCTGGACATCGCCCTGGATATCGAGGCAGCCCAGAGTGTAGAGCAAGCTTTGCAACATCTGGTGAAGCCTGAAGAACTCAATGGAGAGAATGCCTATCATTGTGGTATTTGTCTCCAGAAGGTGCCGGCCTCCAAGTCGTTAACTTTACACACCTCCCCCAAGGTCCTCATTCTTGTATTGAAGAGATTCTCCCAGGTCACAGGCCACAAACTGGCCAAGAATGTGCCATATCCTGAGTGCCTTGACATGCAGCCGTACATGTCTCAGCAGAACTCAGGACCTCTTCTCTATGTTCTTTATGCTGTGCTGGTCCACGCTGGGTGGACTTGCCACAATGGACATTACTTCTCTTATGTCAAAGCAGGAGCTGGGGATGCCCAGTGGTATAAAATGGATGATGCCAAGGTCACTGCCTGTGGCGTGACTTCTGCCCTGAATCAACAGGCGTATGTTCTCTTTTACATCCAGAAGACTGAATTGGAAAGAGACGGTGAGACGGTGTCAACAGGCAGGGAACCAAGAGCCCTTGGTGCTGAAGACACGCACAGGGGAGCAGCTCAAGGAGAGCTCAAGAGGGACCCCTGCCTCCAGGTCCCTGACTTGAAAGAGCGCGCGGAGGAAAGAGCCACTGACGAAAGCAACTTAGACAGCTGGAAATTCctccaagaacaaaacaaaaccaagccagAGTTCAACATCAGAAAAGTCGAATGGACACTGCCTCCCGATGCACTTGTGATTCATCAATCGAAATGCAAGAGTGGGATGAAAAACCATCATCCTGAGCAGCGAAGCTCCCTGCTGAACAACTCCTCCGGGAACCTGACAGATCATGAGTCCATCAACACTGGCACGCTCACTTGTGTGAAAGGGAGGGCCGGGAGATCCAAAGGGAAGAACAAGCACAGCTGGAGGGCTCTGCTTGTGTGCCAGTGA